In the Methylomonas rhizoryzae genome, one interval contains:
- a CDS encoding glutathione S-transferase N-terminal domain-containing protein, with the protein MVLFTSSNCIMSHCARLVVHEKGVPADIEYFDPNEPPEDLLELNPNGTSPTFVERDLVLYDARIIMEYLDERFPHPALHQMDPVSRANTRMLIKRIDQEWYPLLEEMQVHGDKKGGKARKMLKESLMAAAPVFDANTYFMSEEYSLIDCAMAPFLWRLPSIGVDIAGLGKGITGYANRLFSRKAFQESLSFEEKALMAAK; encoded by the coding sequence ATGGTTTTGTTCACGTCGTCGAACTGTATCATGAGCCATTGCGCCCGCCTGGTGGTTCACGAGAAAGGCGTACCGGCCGATATAGAATACTTCGATCCCAACGAACCGCCCGAAGACCTCCTGGAGCTCAATCCCAACGGGACTTCCCCCACTTTCGTAGAGCGCGACCTTGTGCTGTACGACGCCCGCATCATCATGGAATATTTGGACGAACGCTTTCCGCATCCGGCTTTGCATCAAATGGACCCGGTATCGCGCGCCAACACCCGCATGCTGATCAAGCGCATAGACCAGGAGTGGTATCCGTTACTGGAAGAGATGCAGGTTCACGGCGATAAAAAAGGCGGTAAAGCCAGAAAAATGTTGAAGGAAAGTTTGATGGCAGCCGCGCCGGTTTTCGATGCCAACACCTATTTCATGAGCGAGGAATATTCGTTGATCGATTGCGCGATGGCGCCGTTCTTGTGGCGTTTGCCCAGCATAGGCGTCGATATTGCCGGTTTGGGCAAAGGCATCACCGGCTACGCCAATCGCCTATTTTCCCGTAAGGCGTTTCAAGAGAGTTTGAGCTTCGAAGAAAAAGCCTTGATGGCAGCCAAATAA
- a CDS encoding ClpXP protease specificity-enhancing factor, whose amino-acid sequence MTPLKPYLIRSIYEWINDNQLTPYLLVNAEFPGVNVPNEFVENGRIVLNIRPQAIQGLALGNDEIEFNARFSGKAMRINAPIQAVLAIYAKENGRGMVFDPDDHESDPPPEPENEPPKKPQLRIVK is encoded by the coding sequence ATGACCCCGCTCAAACCCTATTTAATCCGTTCGATCTACGAGTGGATCAACGATAATCAATTGACGCCGTATCTGTTGGTCAATGCGGAGTTCCCCGGCGTCAACGTGCCGAACGAATTTGTCGAAAACGGCAGAATCGTCCTGAATATTCGTCCGCAAGCCATTCAAGGATTGGCGCTAGGTAACGACGAAATCGAATTCAACGCGCGATTTTCCGGTAAAGCCATGCGGATTAATGCGCCCATTCAAGCCGTATTGGCGATATATGCCAAAGAAAACGGCCGGGGAATGGTGTTCGATCCCGACGATCACGAGTCCGATCCGCCGCCGGAGCCGGAAAACGAACCGCCGAAAAAACCGCAACTCAGAATAGTCAAATAA